The Chitinophaga sp. H8 region ACATTGGAGCGTACACGATCCCAGGGAAAGCGGGATGAACTACGTTATCAATACCCTTACTAAAAACCTGTATTGCAACGGCACCGGTTTTATGTCTCCCTCTACAGATGATTCGGTAATGACCGAAACACTTAAAGTGATGCGGCAATACAATGTTTACGGGGTTACCAGCGGGTTTACTTATGATATCGTTCAAAAGTGGTACAACTACGACAGTTCCCGCATTATTCCCGGAATGGCATTTGCTACCGGTATGAAATTGCCCGTAGATACTTTGCGCAAATGGTTCTCTTCCGGAAAAATAAAAGTATTCGGAGAAATTAGTACACAATATGAAGGCATCACACTTTCAGATAGCATTATGGAACCTTATCTTGCTATGGCCGAAGAACTGGATATACCTGTGAGTGTGCATGTGGGTCCCGGTCCGCCCGGGATAGCCTATGCCAATAGCCCGGGATACAGGGCCAGACTTCATAGTGCCCTGGTCATCGAGGAGGCGCTGATACGACATCCCAAACTCCGGGTAATTGTAGCGCATGCCGGATGGCCCATGATAGATGATATGCTGGCAGTCCTGTATACACATCCCCAGGTGTATGTTGACCTGGGCATTATCTGCTACGGGTTTCCCAAAAAGGAATTCTACGGATATTTACAAAGGCTGGTGGATGCAGGCTTTGGAAAACGGATCTGCTTTGGTACCGACCAGATGATCTGGCCACAAACTATCGCTGCCGGAATTGCTACTATCCAGCAGGCTAGCTTCCTGTCTGCCGCACAAAAAAGAGATATCCTCTATAATAATGCTGCCAGGTTTTTAAGGTTAAGTGAGCAGGATCAGCAAGAGCATTACCGGTAGCGCCGGTATCTCTTCATCCGGCTTTCGCTTTGCTTTTTTACAGTTGCTTTATGTATTTTTACAAGGCCTGCCCTGCCTATCAATTGCTATAAAAAAAGTTATGCGATACAGCTACCTGTTGGCCAGCAATATCTCCTTTGAAGGCTATAACGCTGGTGATATCAAAACTACTTTTCTGAAAGATAATGTGGCAGTAGGTACTTCCCGGGCAGACACTATTTCCATTACCATCAGCTCCGTTACCCAATCAGCTGTATTACGATACACCATTACAGAAAAAGATGCTGTCAAAAATGTTTACGGACAGGAATTCAAACCCGTTATTGGCGTAAAACTGGATGCCCTGGTGCTCCTGGCGGGCACACCTGTTCCGGTGGGTACTATCAGTACTAATTATTATGCTAAAGGGGCCGGCCTGATACAGGTAGATCGCGAAACAGATACCACCCGCCTTAAAAGCTATACCATCAGGTAGTCACAGACAAACCTACTGCATTACGGAATTGTTTATACGAATACCGGCAACGGAATTTCATCTTCCTATGTTCATCCATGTTTTCATTAGTTATAACGGCAACAGCTAATTGGTTTCCCATACCCTGGTCAGTAACTTTTCTATCGCCCGCCTCACACTGGAGGAAGTGTCATAATGCTGGTTCACCAATACACTAAATACAAGCGACTTTCCTTTTTTTGTGGTCAGATAACCGCTCAGGGCTACACAACCATTAAGAGTGCCTGTTTTAGCATGTATAAATTGTTCCGGATAATATCCCTGCAAAGTACCTTTACCACCCGTAGGAAAGATGGCCCACAACCGTTCCTGAGGAAATGCTGCCTGCATGTTGGTAAGTACTTTTACAAAATCACGGGGGGTAAACAGGTTATACCGCGATAAGCCCGAACCATCTGCCCATTGCGGCGGATGGGGCAGGTCTGGTAACAAATCCTGCAATACATACTCAATCGTTTTGTTGGTGCTGATAGTATCCCATTTACGGGCCGCACACATCATCAGGATCTGCTCCGCAAAAAAGTTATCACTGCGGTGCATCATCGGTATAAACAAAGAATCTGCCGGGATACTGTGCAGAGTATTAAACGGCTGATCCGGAATGGCTGTATTAGCAGCTGCAATAAACACCTGTTTATGCAGGGTATCTTCCAGCAACTGCCTTACGTTTTCCAGTGTACCGGTAATAAAAGGCACCTCTCTTGAAGTACTGCTTTTGTCTTTGGTAGCGTATTGCAAACTGAAAATATTCTGCCGCTCTTCCCGCGTTGTTAACGGACTGGACAAAGCATCATTCACTCCCACATTAAAGACACCGAGGCGCTTAAAAAAAGCAGGTGTAATATGGTTACTATCTCCCTGATGATATATACGCACTACATTCCCATACATGGGCCATTCATTCAGTTCCGGCTGATAATAATCAGCATAATCACTCCAGGCCCATCCAGGTCCATACCGCTGATTAAGATTCACAGCAGGTATCAGGTAAATCCGTTTGCACGTTTCCGTTAGCATGCGGAATGCTCTTTGATCTATAAAGTCCGGATGTAAAAAAGCAGGGTCCCCCATACCTTTTACAAACAGGGCAGTATCTGTTTCATAATAACGCAATGCCGGTAATGAATCGCCCAGCAGTTGCAGCCCTGCATACAATGAAAATATCTTGGTGTTGGAAGCAGGAGTAAAAAACTTATCGTCCTGGTACTGAAATATATATTTCCCTGTAGCCGGTTCAAAAATACAAATCCCCGTATGCGCCTGCTGTAAGGGTGCTTTTTGTAATAGCTCTGCAGTAACCCATTTACGGAGTGCAGCAGATTGACTCCAACCCTGTTGGCTGATGCCGGTAAAAAGTAGTAGCGTAAAAAAAAGACGGCCTTTCATCCTGCCAATATAAAGTGTTTTGTATAAAAGCGTAGTAAATGAACCACCTGGTATCACTTAATGGCTCCCGGTAGCCGTTAATAAAAGAGGGTGTCTCAAAGTATGAAACACCCTCTCCAATAACTATATGATTTACAATCAGGTAAAATATTGTGTGATACCTGGTTTGGCATATGCATAGTTACCATCACCATCCGGCATTACCGGTGGCGGCGCATCAAATGCATATTTCTTAGGCTGCAGATCCAATCCGGAGTTAAGCGCTTTATCCCACTCAATCACCTGGCCGGAGTAAGTAGACAAACGGCCGATGATGGCAGACAAGGTAGCTTCTGCTCCTCTCTTTGCATCTTCAAATTTATATTCACCTTTTGCAATAGCTGCAAACAGTTCATCATGTTCTGTCTGGTAAGGGTTGTTTTCGTTCTTTTTATCGAACTGATACAATACATTACCCTTATGATCCGTGATCAGTGCCTTATCGCAATAGATACGACCTTTTGTTCCGATAATTTCCTCATCTACTTTACTAGGCGCTGATTTCCAGTGACGGCACTGGCTGTTCATTGCTACGCCGTTTTTATAACGGTATTCTACGGAGTGGTGATCGAAGATCTCCCCGGTATCTTTACCGGTACGTACCGCACGGCCACCCATACCTAAAGCAGTTACAGGTGTTTCGCCCATAAACCAGTTGCCTACATCAATATTGTGAATGTGCTGTTCTACGATATGGTCGCCGCAAAGCCAGTTAAAGTAGTACCAGTTGTGCATCTGGTATTCCATTTCAGTATATTCAGGTTTGCGTGGTCTGATCCACAAAGCG contains the following coding sequences:
- a CDS encoding amidohydrolase family protein yields the protein MRLFTGLLLLVSLSLWGQSKKALPVIDMHLHALPANWEGPPPVGMCAPFEHWSVHDPRESGMNYVINTLTKNLYCNGTGFMSPSTDDSVMTETLKVMRQYNVYGVTSGFTYDIVQKWYNYDSSRIIPGMAFATGMKLPVDTLRKWFSSGKIKVFGEISTQYEGITLSDSIMEPYLAMAEELDIPVSVHVGPGPPGIAYANSPGYRARLHSALVIEEALIRHPKLRVIVAHAGWPMIDDMLAVLYTHPQVYVDLGIICYGFPKKEFYGYLQRLVDAGFGKRICFGTDQMIWPQTIAAGIATIQQASFLSAAQKRDILYNNAARFLRLSEQDQQEHYR
- a CDS encoding D-alanyl-D-alanine carboxypeptidase/D-alanyl-D-alanine-endopeptidase produces the protein MKGRLFFTLLLFTGISQQGWSQSAALRKWVTAELLQKAPLQQAHTGICIFEPATGKYIFQYQDDKFFTPASNTKIFSLYAGLQLLGDSLPALRYYETDTALFVKGMGDPAFLHPDFIDQRAFRMLTETCKRIYLIPAVNLNQRYGPGWAWSDYADYYQPELNEWPMYGNVVRIYHQGDSNHITPAFFKRLGVFNVGVNDALSSPLTTREERQNIFSLQYATKDKSSTSREVPFITGTLENVRQLLEDTLHKQVFIAAANTAIPDQPFNTLHSIPADSLFIPMMHRSDNFFAEQILMMCAARKWDTISTNKTIEYVLQDLLPDLPHPPQWADGSGLSRYNLFTPRDFVKVLTNMQAAFPQERLWAIFPTGGKGTLQGYYPEQFIHAKTGTLNGCVALSGYLTTKKGKSLVFSVLVNQHYDTSSSVRRAIEKLLTRVWETN
- a CDS encoding Gfo/Idh/MocA family protein, with protein sequence MKQSSLLAGGLLAMPVLSHANFFSGSKGVIKIALIGCGGRGTGAATQALSTKENVQLVAMADAFGDKIGESYNNIKDALGDKAASRLNVKESNKFVGFDAYQKAIAQADVVILATPPGFRPIHFAEAIKQGKHVFMEKPVATDPAGIKKVLEAAEIAKAKKLNVVVGLQRRYQNSYRELYKRAQDGMIGEMLNAQVWWNQGALWIRPRKPEYTEMEYQMHNWYYFNWLCGDHIVEQHIHNIDVGNWFMGETPVTALGMGGRAVRTGKDTGEIFDHHSVEYRYKNGVAMNSQCRHWKSAPSKVDEEIIGTKGRIYCDKALITDHKGNVLYQFDKKNENNPYQTEHDELFAAIAKGEYKFEDAKRGAEATLSAIIGRLSTYSGQVIEWDKALNSGLDLQPKKYAFDAPPPVMPDGDGNYAYAKPGITQYFT